A single genomic interval of Bacillus sp. es.036 harbors:
- a CDS encoding Lrp/AsnC family transcriptional regulator — MIDQTDLRIIKELTKNGRITMKELGEKVHLTGQAASSRVLRLEEEGIIEGYSIKVDKSKMGYAVHCFLTIYTRNIPHTTYLSYIKTKEEYVLKNYKISGDGCYLLECRFPSNKELDEFLVQLNEHVNYKLSIVINEAAASLDNLQIKWKH; from the coding sequence ATGATCGATCAAACGGACCTACGGATTATTAAAGAATTAACGAAGAACGGTCGCATCACAATGAAAGAGCTTGGTGAAAAAGTTCATTTAACGGGTCAGGCCGCTTCATCTCGAGTGTTGAGATTAGAAGAAGAAGGTATTATAGAAGGTTACTCAATTAAAGTAGATAAGTCGAAAATGGGTTACGCTGTGCACTGTTTTCTGACGATCTACACCCGAAACATTCCTCACACCACATATCTTTCTTATATCAAGACAAAAGAAGAATATGTTCTCAAAAACTATAAAATCAGTGGTGATGGATGTTATTTGCTAGAATGTCGTTTTCCTTCCAATAAAGAACTTGATGAATTTCTTGTTCAATTAAATGAGCACGTGAATTATAAACTGTCGATTGTGATTAACGAAGCAGCCGCTAGTCTTGATAATCTCCAAATTAAATGGAAACATTAA
- a CDS encoding DUF2254 domain-containing protein, with translation MNSTIWFMPFWYIVGAIALSAFTYYLDYVVDVSLYLPIGIGFSGQTLQVLLSALVGGVLTLSAFTLNSLLVALTTFSGQFSSKMLVNFVSDRATQHVLGIFNGSFIYVLLNFLYVTHGEEEYVVATPVLSILTAITAAVTFIYFINHTATWMQVHNISFNMNVKSKSVQASLEKELNSYHLEKEVESESLPLESDGKVMKTSQSGYFQVADFAKLIKQANKDNCLLRFDVRIGEFVVEGTPLLTYWEYGQSINPERYVKSIEIGVKRTEIQDLEYGLMKLAEVAIKALGHNDPLTVTNTIHQIADLLKSIGQSTNFSPYLFDQEEELRVILNQKNFPYYLHKGFASIREYANQNSTVMTELLTMISLLSKTLDKDVHEDLWEFARQTILGFDNYSLYENDCLYILEQLSDLAKNTGNQEDYLFLLEYMLQRVSSKSASKVLNNPNKE, from the coding sequence TTGAACTCAACCATTTGGTTTATGCCGTTTTGGTATATTGTTGGAGCGATCGCTCTTTCTGCTTTTACCTATTATCTCGATTATGTGGTGGATGTTAGCTTATATTTACCGATCGGGATCGGTTTCAGTGGACAGACACTGCAGGTGCTTCTAAGTGCACTCGTTGGAGGGGTGCTAACGTTAAGTGCCTTTACACTTAACTCTTTGCTCGTCGCACTCACGACGTTTAGCGGTCAGTTCTCTTCCAAAATGCTAGTAAACTTCGTCAGTGACCGGGCAACCCAACACGTACTTGGTATCTTTAATGGAAGTTTTATTTATGTACTCTTAAACTTTTTATATGTGACACATGGGGAAGAGGAATACGTTGTTGCGACACCGGTATTATCCATTCTGACAGCTATTACAGCTGCGGTAACCTTTATTTATTTTATCAACCATACAGCAACCTGGATGCAAGTTCATAACATCAGTTTTAATATGAATGTTAAGTCGAAATCCGTGCAGGCTTCCCTAGAAAAAGAATTAAACTCTTACCATCTTGAGAAGGAAGTGGAAAGTGAATCTCTTCCTCTTGAGTCTGATGGAAAGGTAATGAAAACAAGTCAATCTGGTTATTTTCAAGTCGCTGACTTTGCGAAACTTATTAAACAAGCGAATAAAGACAACTGCCTTTTAAGGTTTGATGTTAGAATTGGCGAATTTGTAGTAGAAGGAACGCCGCTACTTACTTATTGGGAATATGGACAAAGCATAAATCCTGAACGCTACGTTAAGTCTATTGAGATCGGAGTAAAACGTACAGAAATTCAAGATTTGGAGTATGGATTAATGAAGCTTGCCGAAGTAGCGATCAAGGCTTTAGGCCATAATGACCCGCTTACGGTTACGAATACAATTCATCAAATTGCTGATTTGTTGAAAAGCATTGGACAGTCTACGAACTTTTCTCCCTATCTTTTCGATCAGGAAGAGGAGCTTCGCGTTATCTTAAATCAAAAGAATTTTCCTTATTACCTTCATAAGGGATTCGCATCTATTCGTGAGTATGCAAATCAAAATTCTACAGTGATGACGGAGCTTTTAACGATGATCTCCCTTCTAAGTAAAACGTTGGATAAGGATGTACACGAAGATCTATGGGAATTTGCCCGCCAGACGATTTTAGGATTTGATAACTATAGTCTGTATGAAAATGATTGTTTGTATATTTTAGAGCAACTGTCCGATCTTGCTAAAAACACAGGCAATCAGGAGGATTATCTTTTCTTGCTTGAATATATGCTCCAGAGAGTTAGTTCAAAGAGTGCCTCTAAGGTGCTGAATAATCCTAATAAGGAATAA
- a CDS encoding MBL fold metallo-hydrolase, translating to MKIQFVRNATIVLHYADKKFLIDPFLSDKGAMPPFPNTANQHLSNPTVDLPTSINEIVDVDAVIVTHLHPDHFDEKAKQVLPKEILIYAQNQEDVEVIKEEGFPNVVSLEIESSFADVTISRTDGKHGAGEILKQTGKVSGLSFSHPNEKTVYIAGDTLFNEDVQEAIQKHKPEIIVVNAGAAQFLEGGPITMTKENVVQTYQEAPDATIIAVHMESLNHCLLTRDELKQFIKEKDLLNKVLIPDDGQTLSF from the coding sequence ATGAAAATTCAATTTGTTCGTAACGCAACAATCGTTCTTCATTATGCTGATAAAAAATTTCTAATTGATCCATTCCTATCTGATAAAGGAGCAATGCCGCCTTTCCCAAACACAGCAAACCAGCACCTTTCAAACCCTACTGTCGATTTACCAACATCAATCAATGAAATCGTTGATGTTGACGCAGTGATCGTCACTCACCTGCATCCTGACCACTTTGACGAGAAAGCGAAACAGGTTCTTCCAAAAGAGATCCTGATCTATGCGCAAAACCAAGAAGATGTCGAAGTGATAAAAGAAGAAGGTTTTCCAAACGTCGTTTCCCTTGAGATAGAATCCTCTTTTGCAGATGTTACTATATCACGTACAGACGGGAAGCACGGAGCAGGTGAAATTTTAAAGCAGACGGGAAAAGTATCCGGACTATCATTTTCACATCCAAATGAAAAAACCGTTTATATTGCTGGAGATACTCTTTTCAACGAAGATGTTCAAGAAGCGATTCAGAAACATAAACCAGAAATCATTGTAGTGAATGCTGGTGCTGCCCAATTTCTTGAAGGTGGTCCCATTACAATGACAAAAGAAAACGTCGTGCAAACGTATCAAGAAGCGCCAGATGCAACGATCATTGCCGTGCATATGGAGTCACTCAATCACTGTCTGTTAACACGGGACGAATTAAAGCAATTCATCAAAGAAAAAGATCTTCTTAATAAAGTTCTCATTCCTGA